AAGATGCAATTGACTAAACCATCCAAAAACGATACAATGGTATTAGCATCTCCTAATAATAACCCATAACTTTTCTATGCAATTCACTGACCAAAATTTTGAACAAGAAGTAATTAAAAGTGAAACACCAGTGCTCGTGGACTTTTTTGCTGATTGGTGCGGACCCTGCCAAATGATGCATCCAATTATTGAGGAGCTGGCAGAAGAGATGAAAGATAAAAAAGTAAAAATCGGCAAGCTTAATGTTGATGAGGCGCCGGAAACCGCGGGCAAATATAATGTCATGAGCATTCCAACTTTAATAATTTTTAAAGGCGGAGAGCCGGTTGAAACGATGGCTGGGGCGCAGAGTAAGGAGGCGCTGGTTGAAAAATTGGAGAAAATAATGGGAATATAATTGGTTTTATATTATTAAGATTTTCATGATTTGACGTCTTTTAACAGCTATGAGTTAATAAATTGTTAATAGAGTTAATAAAGCTAATGGATTTGTAAAACATGCCGTCTTCTTATTAACTTTATTAACTGCTTTATTAACCCTATCTATGCCCACAAATGATGAGTGGCCATATGAATATATA
This portion of the Patescibacteria group bacterium genome encodes:
- the trxA gene encoding thioredoxin, yielding MQFTDQNFEQEVIKSETPVLVDFFADWCGPCQMMHPIIEELAEEMKDKKVKIGKLNVDEAPETAGKYNVMSIPTLIIFKGGEPVETMAGAQSKEALVEKLEKIMGI